AATCACCTACAAAGTCTCTCAAAGACTTTGGGGATGTGAATACCATGTGGTCAGAGACTGGAGAGATATAATCCACTAAATATGAAGAAGTACACAGATTTACCTAGAAGTTGCTACTCCCTAGGGCTTACATCTAAGAACCTACATCTAATCTCATATCCTCAAGGTAGCACCACCATACTCCTTAGTGGACTCCTTAATGTCTTGAGAGGATGCACATCTCTATCATGAACTCGAGAAAAGAATCATGAACTTTTTGAAAGTTTCAGGTTAAACATGAAGAGTAATGATTTAAAGCTTAGGCGCATAGGTTCCTTAGAGAATTCTCCTAATAGGCATATAGTAGAACTGTAGAATAAACATATATTATAGAAAACCTAGTGGACTTGGAATCAATTTGAAACCTcactgtctcaaatgtccttggcaattccttaccattgtcttggaattttaactttcgcCGCAATCTAACGGATTTAGAAGTTGATCTTCTTTagagattaatgtcctcccttaATTCTGtgcttttttccctttcttcatcagactcaagagcgtggtctttgtcttcGTGAGGCTCGTTTtcagtgaaattttttttctgtgCCTTGTCAAAAGTTTCAAATCCTTTaatgttccttccggccaagtttttatggagctcaaaagtcccttcaaaggttaaggcccccgcttggttagtagcacatgggaaggtaaacactaatgacaagttgcaattgagaagaccctacaaagccctctgtcctcaatggtgcattctttgcaaaggaaatggagagtcgattgaccacctttttcttcattgtcccgttaccattggactttggcacaggttgttcaatctagtaggtttgatttgggtccctccaaggagccttgaggacatgttggttatttcttttaaaggcttggggaactcattaagaggcaagacactttggcaaattgcttgccttattttgatttggatggtgtggcaagaaagaaacaataggatctttgaggataaagggagaacggaagagatggtttgggatttgatccggttttattcttctctatgggcttcttgtactgaagcttttagaggagttcctctaagcattctacaactcaattggattggggtttgcatttcaagagtttgaagattgatggggtttcttttgtttttagagttctatTGTTGGGAGTTTTTCCTTGGtatttgtgtaggaaggacctctcatccttcccttggtttttttctctttctgttgtcttttttttctctcctgtatttgttcttttattaatataatcttcttcgtttctgataaaaaaaaaaaatcatattttactaaaaaacaatttagaaacttaagaattttgaaaacatttagaaaaatttcatattttaagtttaaaaagatttggaaagattttcttttaaaattcttaatttaaattccTTTCCAAACTTTTGAAGAGATTTGGGAATATTCTCTTTTCTAAAttctcaattattattttttccaaattaattttattatttggaaagatttttctttttaaattctcaatttaaaattctttccaaattaattttattcctaaTTTTCATGTGTCCATTCTATGTCTTTTACGTTATTATTCTCACTTAGCCATACTTATCTGTTTAATCCTAGGTTGATCTTGGGGCAACCTTAAATCTTCCAAAGAGTGTATGTAAATAACAAGAAAGTACATAGAGTTCTAAACTAGGATAGATGGAACAATATCAATTTAATCTAAATAGCCTAATGCTCTAACAATCTTCCCCTTTGACAAATTTGTGACAAAATCATGATTACATAAACCCCCTAATACTCTTAAATGGAATTTACAAATTGCTCAATGTCACTCATATAAACCACACATCCTATAAactaattttgaatatttgCAACTTGTTTGGGAAATTCTTGAAGTCTAGAGCTGTGATTCTACACATACACACTTAAACAACAATACTCGTGAAAAGCAATGGACTTGAAGCTTCTTGAGAGTTTAGGGTTAAGTGCGAAGAATGACTTAAAGCTTAGGCCCATGAGCTCTTGAAAGAACTCTTCCAATGGACATACATTAGAGAAAACCTAGTGGACTCATAatcaatttgaaatattttatcaaaaaacaattttgaaacttAAGAACTTTAGATTCTGGATTTTATTCCTAATTTCCATAAGTACACTATGCCTTTTATGTCATTATTCTCACTTAAACTCAACTATACTCACCTGTTTAATCTTAGGTTGATTGTGTTGCAACCTTGAATCTTCAAAAGAGTGTAAATCATTGGAAAGTATGTAGAGTCTAAACTACGATGGatgaaacaaaattgccaacttAATCTAAATAGCCTAATGCACTAACACTTGACGTTCTTCATGACTCAGTGGAAGGTTAGGGATTGCTTTTGCGGTCTTGTCTTGTTCAATaatgtaagaaaattaaaaattgatggatataatttaatataattgggGTGGACGCCGATGAATATTGTGTTCTAAATAGCATTGGATTAGATATGGACTCAGCTTGTTTTCTCATgtaatttcatttgaaatttcCAATTGTAAATCCTTGTTTTAGTCTTTTAACATCATATGTGGTGATGGTACCATTTCACTTAATTCCTTCTTTGTGGAGGTTGCTGCGTCATTGGATTTTACCGAAAATAATATGAGCTGATTCAATTTCTGAAGAACGCCAAACTTGGCCTTAGTTTTTGGCTGTTCTCCAATGACTGAAGGCCTTCCCTTTTTGAGTTTAATATTGGAAAATGCAATGCAAAATGTCAATTTGGTGGGAAATTGGAATGATGCAGACTGCCCTTCACAGTTCCAAAAGTGAAACAAGACTAGAGTGGGACTGCGATTTTAAAACATGACTGCTCAATCATTTTATGAGTCATTATGGAGTTAATCACAAGCCCAAAGCAGTGGAATGATGAATTCTGCAATTTAGACAAAAATAGACCATTTTGGAATGAGAAAATGGATACTGTTGCCTCTTGGTTGCTTTGATATTAGCATATTCTACTGAAAGGGAAGCACAGCTTGATTCTAAAAACTAAATGGCCAACAAAACATGTTTGCATGTACCAGATTGGCTAATGCTTCCTGGTTGATGTGATATTCCATGTATTGATGGGAATCTTGATTATTGGTATGCTGGTCGGGCCAGTGAAAATTGAAGTATGAGCCACAAAGATGAACAGAAACTCCTTTTCACATCAAGTTCAGATAAAGGGGGCTTTTCAATCTGGTCACGTTATGGCTtggtttatttgattttgaatgcattgcctgctttatttatttatttttgataagtgaGTGCATAGTTTTCTGAATCTACTTTTCATTTTCACAGGTAGATTCAGTGTTGCTCCCTGAAGTTGGTGCAGCTGTCTCAGTCTTGCTTGGTTTTGCACCATCATCTACGCTTTCAGCTGCTAGTTCATCTAAGGTCAGATGGATCATAAGTGATGCAAAATTACCTTGTTCTAGTATTTTCTGGCTTCTGCAATTAGGACTTGGGAGGCTCTGATTCGCAGTAATGTTACTCCTTTTGCAGTTAAATGAGATTCTCCTGCCTAATCCATTTGAAAGGCCTCGTTCTGTTCTTATGCTAGAAGTCAGGGGAGTTGAAGGTATCTGAACTTAACTCTGAAATGCCTTGTAAACAAGAACTCCAGTTTCTATACGTTATTAAAATGTTAGTAAAATTTTATCTTGCATGCAGATCCTGAAGTTGTGGTTGAACATGATAATGCTCTGTTCCGCAGTGCCTTGaagagagattttttttatggtaCTGATAAAGCAGAAATTCTACTTCCAGGTACTtggtttttaattcttttatttatttatttttattactataACATGTACAATTGGCTGAATTGTTATATGGGCATGTTAATTTTTTGCATCAAAATTTTTATccattacaattttttttgagGCTTCTTTGTTATATGTGTCTGTTGCAGGTGATGACAAAGTCTCTGTGGTTTCTTTGGATGAACGCTTAAGCTTTGATTCAAACACAAATTGCACCGACAAAGAAATTAGTGATTTTGTGAGTCGTTCATGACTCATGTTATTCTTTTTCATGGATTATTTCCATGTTAATCTCTTTTCTATCTTTCATTTTTATCCATGTTATTGACTGgatctttttaattattcagGCATCTTGGATGGGTGGATTATATGTTGCTAACGCCCTAAAGCCATTGAATGGCGAGTTGACCATCCCCCTAGCTGGTGGTGCCAATTTGAATCTTCATATGTCTAAGGTTTTGGTTAAAAGATTAACCATTGatctgaaattatttttaatcatgaaCTGGTCTCTCTAGTTCTCAAGTTCTTATTGGAAGAATTACATTTTATTTGCAGAAAGCAGACACAGAATTTATAGCTAGTCTTCTGTCTCTTATCCACAATATAAAGAGGGTAATAGAGATGCGTCAAGATTTATCTGGAAGTATGCAGAATGCAGCTGAGCTATTGACAGGTTGTTTTGATGGCATTAAGGTGATTATATCCTATTCTTAAGTTATTTCCAAAATTGTCTGACATGATCAGCCTCAAAAAAAGggtttaattaaaaatggaacCAGGATGGAATTATACTTCTTAATTAGATGGCAGGTCCACATAAATAGAAAAGACATATATGTTGCTGACAGTTATAAAATGAGTGTCATGATAAAGCCCCAGAAAATGAAATACTATTTAAGTATAGCAGCAGTTACTGGTACCAGGATCAATACTTAGTTTCCTCATTAAAATCTTATATAGTCCTTTGTTCATAAAGTTCCATCACATGCTTTACAAGCAATCCATTTGTTAAGGCTATACTCAACTGAGGATATAATCCAAAAGGATCAATGtgcaaaacatttttttaataagattttaaatggCTCAAATGAGCAAGACTTCTGCTAGAGGATATGATCTGAAAGGATCAATGTCCAAAACATTCTTTTAATTAGATTTTTCATGAAGATAAAGGAATCATTCTGTTGCAAGCAGTGGATATAGCAGATGCTTGAAGTGGCTCAAACGAGCAAGACTTCTGCTGGCacatttaatcatttataatgaTTTGGCTCCCAGTATTTGCTAGTGATAGTTGAATTGCTATTGGTCAATGTGGTCAAAGGCGAGCAGTTTTGATTATCTGGTTCACTCTTAGTTGTCATTTAATTTGATTGATAAATGACAATTTAATTTGGTGGCTGACCAAGAGTGTTTGGAACACTATACTAAAGTTGTAGATGGGACTTGTCTTAACTTGgtgatttttatttcatttaacaTATTGATGTGACGAGCAGCTTTTGAC
This region of Vitis vinifera cultivar Pinot Noir 40024 chromosome 5, ASM3070453v1 genomic DNA includes:
- the LOC100245241 gene encoding uncharacterized protein LOC100245241, translated to MDCCISMGFSLLLIFSLLCIQSRAGASGSIFFLDSPTHPFLRPRSSDDAMKVDSVLLPEVGAAVSVLLGFAPSSTLSAASSSKLNEILLPNPFERPRSVLMLEVRGVEDPEVVVEHDNALFRSALKRDFFYGTDKAEILLPGDDKVSVVSLDERLSFDSNTNCTDKEISDFASWMGGLYVANALKPLNGELTIPLAGGANLNLHMSKKADTEFIASLLSLIHNIKRVIEMRQDLSGSMQNAAELLTGCFDGIKVLDEQYGPSGVAQQGVELLLTTLSKMFGSLQVAYKGQIVGVISFTGTPPSSEKMLNVMFTSQPSARWLAETEDSPDLTAIMKIALVRKTLAWITGIILVASTLLGIYFLLNMPLTRDTLLYSNVKLD